A window of the Diceros bicornis minor isolate mBicDic1 chromosome 28, mDicBic1.mat.cur, whole genome shotgun sequence genome harbors these coding sequences:
- the LOC131393296 gene encoding olfactory receptor 1L1-like encodes MERVNQTTSVSEFILLGLSSRPEDQKPLFALFFTMYAVTVVGILLIILVILSDTQLQTPMYFFLSILSFIDVCYTTTIVPKMLVNFLSKKKSISYAECMTQMYFFLAFANTGSYLLAAMAIDRYVAICDPFHYVTTMSHRRCVLLLAFSCSISHLHSLLLVLLINRLLFCDTNVIHHFLCDINPLLKLSCSSTFVNEIVINTEGLITLVTPFICVIISYLQILITVFKIPSAAGKSKAFSTCGSHLTMVTLFYGSIIYIYFRPLSTYTIKDRVATVIYTVLSSVSNPLIYSLRSKDMKRGLRVLMSRRKS; translated from the coding sequence ATGGAGAGGGTAAATCAAACCACCAGTGTCTCTGAGTTCATCCTCCTGGGACTCTCCTCCCGGCCCGAGGACCAGAAGCCACTCTTTGCCCTGTTCTTCACCATGTATGCCGTCACTGTGGTGGGAATCTTGCTCATTATCCTGGTCATCCTCTCTGACACTCAGCTACAGACACCCATGTATTTTTTCCTCAGCATCTTATCCTTCATCGATGTTTGTTACACAACAACCATCGTTCCCAAGATGCTGGTGAACTTTCTGTCAAAGAAAAAGTCCATCTCCTATGCTGAGTGTATGACCCAGATGTATTTCTTCTTGGCTTTTGCCAACACAGGAAGTTACCTCTTGGCAGCCATGGCCattgaccgctatgtggccatctgtgaTCCTTTCCACTATGTCACCACCATGAGCCACCGCCGCTGTGTCCTGCTGCTGGCCTTCTCCTGTTCCATCTCTCACCTCCATTCCCTCTTACTAGTTCTCCTGATAAATCGTCTTCTCTTTTGTGACACTAATGTCATCCACCACTTCCTCTGTGACATCAATCCTCTGCTGAAATTATCCTGCTCCTCCACTTTTGTCAATGAAATTGTAATTAACACAGAAGGATTGATAACCTTGGTAACCCCCTTTATATGTGTTATCATTTCTTACCTACAAATTCTCATTACTGTTTTTAAGATCCCCTCAGCTGCTGGAAAGAGTAAAGCTTTCTCTACCTGTGGCTCCCACCTCACCATGGTGACCCTCTTTTACGGAAGCATTATCTACATTTATTTCCGACCCCTGTCCACTTACACCATCAAGGACCGGGTGGCAACAGTCATCTACACAGTTTTGTCCTCCGTGTCGAATCCTTTGATCTACAGCCTGAGGAGCAAAGACATGAAGCGGGGCCTGAGGGTGCtgatgagcaggaggaagtccTAG